A window from Pseudomonas frederiksbergensis encodes these proteins:
- a CDS encoding EAL domain-containing protein: MTAARETLRSWFFRPWFLAMLAAALSAILLMTGSLFVAMHQVEQNESAEMNAQGERFLARLEQLFGQLRESLDDLEAQPLRGCDDEMIATLQQVSFNYRFVYEAAYMDASRICSNRPRQEGLSMIRPPDIKGPTYSYWLNTTTEPDENRAALMLGRGNFRVATSRGHLTDMVDLPPGSSLLVVLDHGTRAIPVLGVPQVWPPTEPWPPRSLDALQVTHSRLIYRMPTNNPEYQLVLISPRTGMHVPAVWWWLLPASLLLALCVGFLVLLLVRQRQSLDAELSGAIRRGELQVLYQPIFDLDSRNCVGAEALLRWRRPDGTLTSPDLFIPMAENTGQIRQMTDFVLQRLLEQLGHLLRANPQLYISVNLAACDVMVPRIGQVMARLLTLHRVAAKQIAFEVTERGLIDVVVARENLQALRDVGHQVLIDDFGTGYCSLAYLQTLPVDCLKIDKAFIDALGHDAASSGVAPHIIHMAQALQLKVIAEGIELESQAALLSSEGVKFGQGWLFAHALSAVQFIELITRGRRLAARRLDDEA; this comes from the coding sequence ATGACGGCTGCTCGAGAGACACTACGTAGTTGGTTCTTTCGCCCTTGGTTTTTGGCGATGCTGGCTGCTGCCTTGAGCGCGATACTCCTGATGACCGGCAGCCTGTTCGTGGCCATGCATCAAGTCGAGCAGAACGAAAGCGCAGAGATGAACGCCCAGGGCGAGCGCTTCCTTGCTCGCCTGGAGCAGCTGTTCGGGCAATTGCGGGAAAGTCTCGACGACCTTGAAGCCCAGCCGTTACGCGGCTGCGATGACGAAATGATCGCGACCTTGCAACAGGTCAGCTTCAACTACCGTTTCGTTTACGAAGCCGCTTATATGGACGCCTCGCGGATCTGTTCCAACCGCCCCCGCCAGGAAGGGCTGTCGATGATAAGACCGCCCGACATCAAAGGGCCGACCTATAGTTATTGGCTGAACACCACCACCGAACCCGATGAAAACCGCGCCGCGCTGATGCTCGGACGCGGTAATTTTCGCGTCGCGACGTCTCGCGGGCATTTGACCGACATGGTCGACTTGCCACCGGGAAGCAGCCTGCTGGTGGTGCTCGACCACGGTACGCGAGCGATTCCGGTACTGGGTGTCCCCCAGGTCTGGCCACCAACAGAACCCTGGCCCCCGAGAAGCCTCGACGCACTACAAGTAACGCATTCCCGCTTGATCTACCGCATGCCCACCAACAACCCGGAATACCAATTGGTGCTGATCAGCCCGCGCACCGGCATGCATGTGCCCGCCGTCTGGTGGTGGTTGCTGCCGGCCAGCCTGTTACTCGCCTTATGCGTGGGTTTTCTGGTGCTTCTGCTGGTGCGCCAGCGACAGTCGCTGGACGCCGAACTGAGTGGCGCCATACGACGAGGCGAATTGCAGGTGCTGTATCAGCCGATATTCGACCTCGACAGCCGCAACTGTGTCGGGGCCGAAGCCTTGCTGCGCTGGCGAAGACCGGACGGCACCCTGACCAGCCCCGACCTGTTTATTCCAATGGCGGAGAACACCGGCCAGATCCGCCAGATGACCGATTTCGTCCTGCAACGTCTGCTTGAACAGCTGGGACACTTGTTGCGGGCCAATCCGCAGCTGTATATCTCGGTCAACCTGGCGGCCTGCGACGTCATGGTGCCGCGTATCGGCCAGGTAATGGCGCGCCTGCTGACCTTGCACCGCGTCGCGGCCAAGCAAATTGCCTTTGAGGTTACCGAGCGGGGATTGATCGATGTTGTGGTCGCCCGGGAAAACCTGCAAGCCTTGCGGGATGTCGGGCATCAAGTGCTGATCGATGACTTTGGCACCGGCTATTGCAGCCTCGCCTATCTGCAAACCCTGCCAGTCGATTGCTTGAAAATCGACAAGGCGTTTATCGATGCACTGGGTCATGACGCTGCAAGTAGCGGTGTCGCACCGCACATCATTCACATGGCCCAGGCCCTGCAGCTCAAGGTGATCGCTGAAGGCATCGAACTTGAA
- a CDS encoding N-acetylmuramoyl-L-alanine amidase codes for MKYLAFIVSLILLAGCASGPRFNTSHPSPNFDSRIQFVVVHYTSASLERSLQLLTHGDVSSHYLIGDDKGATIYKLMDENVRAWHAGESEWQGRTWLNSSSIGIEIVNPGFKDTPAGRLWYPYSEDQIQSLIVLLKDISKRYAINPRSIIGHSDIAPLRKLDPGPLFPWKRLAAEGLGVWPNEQAVTRQQVQFEVQLPTISWFQAQLARAGYPTPQTGELDVATRHVIAAFQMHFRPTRFDGTPDAQTAALLQVLNQTKY; via the coding sequence ATGAAATATCTAGCGTTTATCGTGTCTCTGATTCTGTTGGCCGGCTGTGCCAGCGGCCCCCGGTTCAACACCAGTCACCCTTCACCCAACTTTGACAGCCGAATTCAGTTCGTGGTCGTGCACTACACCTCCGCGTCACTGGAGCGTTCGCTGCAACTGCTGACTCACGGCGACGTCAGCAGCCACTATCTGATTGGCGACGACAAGGGCGCCACCATTTACAAGCTGATGGATGAAAACGTCCGAGCCTGGCACGCCGGGGAAAGCGAATGGCAAGGCCGGACCTGGTTGAACTCCAGCTCCATTGGCATCGAAATCGTCAACCCGGGTTTTAAAGACACCCCTGCCGGGCGCCTTTGGTATCCCTACAGCGAAGACCAGATCCAGTCCCTGATCGTCCTGCTCAAGGACATCAGCAAGCGTTACGCCATCAATCCCCGCAGCATCATCGGCCATAGCGACATCGCCCCGCTGCGCAAGCTTGATCCGGGGCCGCTGTTCCCCTGGAAGCGTCTGGCTGCCGAAGGCCTGGGAGTCTGGCCGAATGAGCAGGCCGTAACGCGTCAGCAAGTACAGTTCGAAGTACAACTGCCAACCATCAGCTGGTTTCAGGCACAGCTGGCCCGCGCGGGTTATCCCACGCCGCAAACCGGCGAACTGGATGTGGCGACACGTCATGTGATTGCGGCCTTCCAGATGCATTTCCGACCGACACGTTTCGATGGCACACCGGATGCGCAAACCGCGGCGCTTCTACAAGTCTTGAACCAGACAAAATACTGA
- a CDS encoding GGDEF domain-containing protein, with amino-acid sequence MSDEAQRWKEKYLKSIEQQEKLERRWDARLDLLRRGLVRSTLAAEGTDRAVDQCMKEMREVVRTDDMDAGLAALLPRLEKAVLDSEQRRETRVNQTSAALTALVSQLQTLPLPREVSRPLKNFAKQLDARVGQAREIPLLLSELSGLQGKALNQLENPAEPGRPGLLQRLFGSREADEAALQVASGTFSTPAPQPAKAVAAPHAATPQVTVDLAPGIDIPQVPAAHVAASATASEPTIEAPPPSPEVVTFVPPVLEFEQARAQTPEAQPQPDIEHPETPAPSIIEPEIPAQLAINPDELTPVVYLDSLPLPPAMAEVLAAAGSEQSEPDALYALPDSPEPSYSSVAKHIEDTLLGLLDDLTLPERHRPQAEAMRDRLQNGLNWYELLPILDDLATLMLAITDSGQHEFEAYLQQLNERLESFQSNLQAASEGHADNRSAARDMDTQIREQVDGLQSSMQEAADLDDLKHVLENHLEGLLGTMDQHQKQRDEREQEVAARLHSLAERVAHMEQEALGYREHLEEQRQKALIDPLTGLPNRAAWSERLDHEINLWQQHGNSLLLAMLDLDHFKRINDNYGHLAGDKVLKIIANVLRKRLRGTDFIARFGGEEFVLLMPDTGPTAGAKLLEKLRASIEACPFHFKGEPVTITISMGLTAFKPGEHSDLVLKRADQALYRAKHAGRNQVALG; translated from the coding sequence ATGAGCGACGAAGCACAGCGCTGGAAAGAGAAATACCTCAAAAGCATCGAACAACAGGAAAAGCTCGAACGTCGATGGGACGCCCGGCTCGACCTGCTGCGTCGTGGCCTGGTACGCAGCACGCTGGCAGCCGAGGGCACCGACCGCGCCGTTGACCAATGCATGAAGGAAATGCGTGAAGTCGTGCGCACCGACGACATGGACGCCGGCCTGGCCGCCCTGCTTCCGCGGCTGGAAAAAGCCGTCCTCGACTCCGAACAACGCCGGGAAACCCGGGTTAATCAGACCAGCGCTGCATTGACCGCGCTGGTCTCGCAGCTGCAAACATTACCGCTGCCCCGCGAAGTAAGCAGGCCGCTGAAAAACTTCGCCAAGCAACTGGATGCAAGAGTCGGGCAGGCGCGCGAAATTCCGTTGCTGCTCAGCGAACTGAGTGGCCTGCAAGGCAAAGCCCTGAATCAGCTTGAAAACCCGGCAGAGCCCGGCCGCCCTGGTTTGCTGCAACGACTGTTTGGCAGCCGTGAAGCGGATGAAGCGGCATTGCAGGTTGCCTCCGGCACCTTCTCGACGCCCGCCCCGCAGCCAGCCAAAGCGGTTGCCGCGCCTCATGCCGCAACTCCACAGGTCACGGTCGATCTCGCACCAGGGATCGATATACCGCAAGTGCCCGCCGCACATGTTGCCGCGTCGGCTACGGCATCCGAGCCGACAATCGAGGCGCCGCCGCCCTCTCCTGAAGTTGTAACGTTTGTCCCGCCGGTACTCGAGTTCGAGCAAGCACGCGCCCAGACTCCAGAGGCGCAACCGCAACCAGACATAGAACATCCAGAAACCCCCGCTCCATCGATCATCGAGCCAGAAATACCGGCTCAATTGGCGATCAATCCTGACGAATTGACTCCGGTGGTCTATCTCGACAGCCTGCCGCTGCCTCCGGCCATGGCCGAGGTGTTGGCCGCCGCAGGCTCTGAACAATCCGAGCCGGATGCTCTCTACGCCCTGCCGGACTCACCCGAGCCGTCCTACAGCTCGGTGGCCAAGCATATCGAAGACACGCTACTGGGCCTGCTGGACGACCTGACGCTGCCCGAGCGTCATCGTCCACAAGCCGAAGCGATGCGCGATCGTCTGCAAAACGGATTGAACTGGTACGAATTGCTGCCAATCCTCGACGATCTAGCCACCTTGATGCTGGCAATCACCGACAGCGGCCAGCATGAATTCGAAGCCTACTTGCAACAGCTGAACGAACGTCTCGAGTCGTTCCAAAGCAACTTGCAAGCCGCCAGCGAAGGCCATGCCGACAATCGCTCCGCCGCCCGCGACATGGACACGCAGATCCGTGAACAAGTGGACGGCTTGCAGAGCAGCATGCAGGAAGCCGCCGACCTGGACGATCTCAAGCACGTCCTGGAAAACCATCTGGAAGGCCTGCTCGGCACCATGGACCAGCACCAGAAGCAGCGGGACGAGCGCGAGCAAGAAGTCGCCGCCCGCCTTCACAGCCTGGCCGAACGCGTTGCGCACATGGAGCAGGAAGCCCTGGGCTACCGCGAGCACCTTGAGGAGCAGCGTCAGAAAGCCTTGATCGACCCGCTGACCGGCCTGCCTAACCGGGCCGCCTGGAGCGAACGGCTGGATCACGAAATCAACCTATGGCAGCAACACGGCAACAGCCTGTTGCTGGCCATGCTCGACCTCGACCATTTCAAACGCATTAACGATAACTACGGTCACCTGGCGGGCGACAAAGTACTGAAAATCATCGCCAACGTGCTGCGCAAGCGCCTGCGCGGGACGGATTTCATTGCCCGGTTCGGTGGTGAGGAGTTTGTGCTGTTGATGCCAGACACTGGGCCAACCGCTGGTGCGAAATTGCTGGAAAAGCTGCGCGCCTCGATCGAAGCCTGCCCTTTCCACTTCAAGGGTGAGCCGGTAACCATCACCATTTCCATGGGCCTGACGGCCTTCAAACCCGGAGAACATAGCGATCTGGTGCTTAAAAGAGCCGATCAGGCCCTATATCGCGCAAAACATGCCGGTCGCAACCAAGTGGCACTGGGCTGA
- a CDS encoding endonuclease/exonuclease/phosphatase family protein, producing the protein MRRWGSERVVGLHDPRVNEHHLESTGLPADSRLRLLSFNIQVGISTERYHHYLTRGWQHLLPHTGRADNLQKIGNLLGDFDLVALQEADGGSLRSGYVNQVEHLAQLGAFPYWYQQLNRNLGRLGQHSNGVLSRLRPWAIEDHPLPGPKGRGAILVRFGEGPEALVVVMMHLALGARARSMQLAYIRELIGGYKHQVLMGDMNTHASDLLQNSPLRDLGLLAPQLEATFPSWRPQRCLDHILLSPTLTLEKVEVLAQPISDHLPVAVEIRLPGSLTADALPALSPAPRGSHE; encoded by the coding sequence ATGCGCCGCTGGGGCAGTGAACGCGTCGTTGGCCTGCATGATCCGCGGGTCAACGAACATCATCTGGAATCGACGGGCCTGCCCGCAGACAGTCGTCTGCGCTTGCTTAGTTTCAATATCCAGGTCGGTATCAGTACCGAGCGCTATCACCACTACCTGACCCGGGGCTGGCAGCACCTGCTGCCGCACACCGGGCGTGCCGACAATCTGCAAAAGATCGGCAATCTGCTGGGCGACTTCGATCTGGTCGCCTTGCAGGAAGCCGATGGCGGCAGCCTGCGATCAGGCTACGTCAACCAGGTTGAACACCTGGCCCAGCTCGGCGCATTCCCCTACTGGTATCAACAACTCAATCGCAATCTCGGACGCCTCGGCCAGCACAGCAATGGTGTGCTCAGTCGCCTGCGCCCGTGGGCCATTGAAGATCATCCGCTACCGGGGCCCAAGGGTCGCGGGGCGATTCTGGTGCGCTTTGGCGAAGGTCCTGAGGCGCTGGTGGTGGTCATGATGCACCTGGCGCTGGGCGCTCGCGCCCGCAGCATGCAACTGGCTTATATCCGCGAGCTGATCGGCGGCTATAAACACCAGGTGCTGATGGGCGACATGAATACCCACGCCAGTGACTTGCTGCAAAACTCCCCGTTGCGTGACCTCGGCCTGCTCGCGCCGCAACTGGAAGCGACCTTCCCCAGCTGGCGCCCGCAGCGCTGTCTGGACCATATTCTGCTGAGCCCCACCCTGACCCTTGAAAAGGTCGAGGTGCTGGCACAACCCATTTCCGATCACCTGCCGGTCGCGGTAGAGATTCGTCTGCCGGGTTCGCTCACGGCCGATGCATTGCCCGCGTTGAGTCCTGCCCCTCGCGGATCCCATGAATGA
- a CDS encoding thiol:disulfide interchange protein DsbA/DsbL has translation MRNLIISAALVAASLFGMTAQAAEAPAAPYVELTNAVPVAVPGKIEVVELFWYGCPHCYSFEPVINPWVEKLPSDVNFVRIPALFGGPWDAHGQMFLTLQSMGVEHSVHAAVFNAIQKEHKKLTDKDEMADFLATQGVDKDKFLATFDSFAIKGQMTKARELAKKYEISGVPTMIVNGKYRFDVGSAGGAEQALQLADKLVDKERAANKAAAN, from the coding sequence ATGCGTAATCTGATCATCAGCGCCGCACTCGTCGCTGCCAGCCTGTTCGGCATGACCGCCCAGGCTGCTGAAGCACCCGCCGCCCCATACGTCGAACTGACTAACGCGGTTCCGGTGGCTGTACCTGGCAAGATCGAAGTGGTGGAGTTGTTCTGGTACGGCTGCCCGCACTGCTATTCATTCGAACCGGTGATCAATCCTTGGGTTGAAAAACTCCCTTCCGATGTCAATTTCGTGCGTATTCCGGCCCTGTTCGGCGGCCCTTGGGACGCCCACGGGCAAATGTTTCTGACCCTGCAAAGCATGGGTGTCGAGCATAGCGTGCACGCTGCGGTGTTCAACGCCATCCAGAAGGAACACAAGAAACTGACCGACAAGGACGAAATGGCTGACTTCCTGGCGACCCAAGGCGTAGACAAGGACAAGTTCCTCGCTACCTTCGACTCCTTCGCCATCAAGGGTCAGATGACCAAGGCTCGCGAACTGGCCAAGAAGTATGAAATCTCGGGTGTTCCAACCATGATCGTCAACGGCAAGTATCGCTTCGACGTTGGCTCTGCCGGCGGTGCCGAACAAGCTCTGCAGTTGGCCGACAAACTGGTCGACAAAGAGCGAGCGGCTAACAAGGCTGCTGCCAACTAA